The following are from one region of the Corylus avellana chromosome ca1, CavTom2PMs-1.0 genome:
- the LOC132178462 gene encoding sugar transport protein 13-like, protein MPAGGFAVAPVAGDGAEAKLTPTVIISCIMAATGGLMFGYDVGISGGVTSMPSFLKEFFPVVYNRTQEPGLNSNYCKYDNQGLQLFTSSLYLAALTATLFASITTRKLGRKLTMLIAGVFFIIGTILNAAAQGLSMLIAGRLLLGCGVGFANQAVPVFLSEIAPARIRGALNILFQLNVTIGILFANLINYGTAKIKGGWGWRLSLGLAGIPALLLTFGALLVSETPNSLIERGHLEKGKAVLKKIRGVENVEPEFSELVEASRVAKEVKHPFRNIMMRHNRPQLVIAIFMQIFQQFTGINAIMFYAPVLFNTLGFGSDASLYSAVITGAVNVLSTVVSIYSVDKIGRRMLLLEAGVQMFLSQTFIGVVLGLTVQDHSDNLTRGYAVLVVVLVCMFVSSFAWSWGPLGWLIPSETFPLETRSAGQSITVCVNMLFTFVIAQSFLSMLCHFKFGIFLFFSSWVLVMSVFVTFLLPETKNVPIEEMTERVWKQHWFWKRFMDNSEEKNGASNLKI, encoded by the exons ATGCCGGCGGGAGGGTTTGCGGTGGCGCCGGTGGCTGGTGATGGGGCGGAGGCCAAGCTTACTCCCACTGTTATCATTTCGTGCATAATGGCCGCCACCGGTGGCCTTATGTTCGGTTATGATGTGGGTATTTCAG GGGGGGTTACATCAATGCCGTCTTTTCTGAAAGAATTCTTCCCTGTCGTGTACAACAGGACACAGGAACCAGGACTCAACAGCAACTACTGCAAGTACGATAACCAAGGCCTGCAGTTGTTCACGTCGTCGCTGTACCTCGCCGCTTTAACGGCGACTCTTTTTGCGTCCATCACTACCAGAAAGCTAGGCCGAAAACTAACGATGTTGATCGCTGGTGTTTTCTTCATAATTGGAACTATCCTCAATGCAGCAGCCCAAGGCCTGAGCATGCTCATTGCTGGCAGGCTATTACTTGGATGTGGTGTTGGTTTCGCCAATCAG GCTGTGCCAGTCTTCCTGTCGGAGATTGCACCCGCGAGAATTCGAGGAGCTCTTAACATATTGTTCCAGCTCAATGTCACCATTGGCATTCTTTTTGCAAACCTCATCAATTATGGCACCGCCAA gATCAAAGGGGGATGGGGCTGGAGGCTATCGTTGGGTTTGGCAGGCATTCCAGCACTTCTCCTTACCTTTGGGGCCCTCTTAGTGTCTGAGACTCCTAACAGCTTGATTGAGCGTGGACACCTCGAAAAAGGAAAAGCTGTGCTTAAGAAGATCCGGGGCGTCGAAAATGTTGAACCAGAGTTTTCGGAGCTCGTTGAAGCAAGCCGCGTGGCCAAAGAAGTAAAGCACCCCTTCAGAAATATCATGATGAGGCACAATCGCCCTCAACTCGTCATAGCAATATTCATGCAG ATCTTCCAACAATTCACTGGCATCAATGCAATCATGTTTTACGCTCCTGTTCTGTTCAACACCTTGGGATTTGGGAGCGACGCTTCGCTTTACTCAGCCGTTATAACCGGAGCAGTCAATGTCCTCTCCACCGTTGTATCCATCTACTCCGTCGACAAAATCGGTCGGCGCATGCTGTTGCTAGAAGCCGGCGTCCAGATGTTCCTGTCTCAGACGTTCATCGGCGTGGTTCTAGGACTTACGGTTCAAGATCACTCCGACAACCTCACAAGAGGGTATGCAGTCCTCGTTGTTGTTCTTGTCTGCATGTTCGTGTCTTCCTTTGCATGGTCTTGGGGGCCTCTCGGGTGGCTGATCCCCAGCGAGACATTCCCTCTGGAGACGCGTTCGGCTGGGCAGAGTATTACTGTCTGTGTCAACATGCTCTTCACATTCGTCATAGCGCAGTCGTTCCTCTCCATGCTCTGCCATTTCAAGTTCGgcatcttcttgttcttctcctCTTGGGTGCTTGTCATGTCGGTGTTCGTCACGTTTCTGCTTCCGGAGACCAAGAATGTCCCCATTGAAGAGATGACAGAGAGAGTGTGGAAGCAGCATTGGTTCTGGAAGAGATTCATGGATAACTCTGAGGAGAAAAATGGCGCGTCAAACTTGAAAATCTGA
- the LOC132187619 gene encoding sugar transport protein 13-like → MTAGGFSGPPGGGTEFEAKITPIVIISCIMAATGGLMFGYDVGVSGGVTSMPSFLNKFFPAVYLKTQDKNLNSNYCKYDNQGLQLFTSSLYLAGLIATFFASYTTRMFGRRPTMLIAGIFFICGTILNAAAQDLAMLIIGRILLGCGVGFANQAVPVFLSEIAPTRIRGGLNILFQLNVTIGILLANLINYGTNKIKGGWGWRLSLGLAGVPAGLLTLGALLVVETPNSLIERGLLEQGKSVLRKIRGTDNIEPEFLELVEASRVAKEVKHPFRNLLKRRNRPQLIIAVCFQIFQQFTGINAIMFYAPVLFNTLGFGNDASLYSAVITGAVNALSTVVSIYSVDKVGRRILLLEAGVQMFFSQVAIAIILGIKLKDHTENLEKSFGILVVVLVCTYVASFAWSWGPLGWLIPSETFPLETRSAGQSVTVCINLLFTFIIAQSFLSMLCHFKYGIFLFFSGWVVIMSIFVLFLLPETKGIPIEEMTQRVWKQHWLWKRFMDYDHEDGGAHVFNGTEKENGHSNGKKGHSNGFDPSSQL, encoded by the exons ATGACGGCCGGTGGGTTCTCCGGTCCTCCTGGAGGAGGCACTGAATTCGAGGCCAAGATCACGCCAATCGTCATAATTTCGTGCATTATGGCCGCCACAGGAGGCCTCATGTTCGGTTACGATGTCGGTGTTTCAG GTGGTGTTACATCCATGCCCTCCTTCTTGAATAAATTTTTCCCGGCTGTTTACCTGAAGACGCAGGATAAAAATCTGAACAGCAATTACTGCAAATACGATAATCAAGGTCTTCAGCTGTTCACATCATCGCTGTACCTCGCCGGTTTAATCGCAACATTCTTCGCGTCCTACACGACCAGAATGTTTGGCCGGAGGCCAACCATGTTGATCGCCGGAATTTTCTTCATATGCGGCACCATCCTTAATGCTGCGGCGCAAGACCTTGCCATGCTCATTATTGGAAGGATCTTGCTCGGATGTGGTGTTGGTTTCGCTAATCAG GCCGTGCCGGTGTTCCTTTCGGAGATTGCACCCACAAGGATACGTGGCGGTTTGAACATACTCTTTCAACTTAACGTCACCATTGGCATTCTCTTGGCCAACCTCATAAATTACGGTACCAATAA AATCAAAGGGGGATGGGGCTGGAGGCTGTCGTTGGGTTTAGCCGGCGTTCCCGCAGGTCTCCTAACCTTGGGGGCTCTCCTAGTGGTGGAAACTCCCAACAGTCTGATAGAGCGCGGTCTCTTGGAACAGGGAAAATCTGTGCTTAGAAAGATCCGGGGAACCGACAACATTGAACCTGAGTTCTTGGAGCTTGTCGAGGCTAGTCGTGTCGCTAAAGAAGTGAAGCACCCCTTCAGGAATCTCCTCAAGCGCAGGAATCGCCCCCAGCTGATCATCGCAGTATGCTTCCAGATCTTCCAGCAATTCACCGGCATCAACGCAATCATGTTTTACGCTCCTGTTCTGTTCAACACCTTGGGATTTGGGAACGACGCTTCCCTTTACTCCGCCGTTATAACCGGAGCCGTTAACGCCCTCTCCACCGTCGTGTCCATCTACTCCGTGGACAAAGTGGGCCGTCGCATTCTGTTGTTGGAAGCCGGCGTCCAGATGTTCTTTTCTCAAGTGGCGATAGCAATCATCCTAGGAATTAAGTTGAAAGACCACACGGAAAATCTTGAGAAGAGTTTCGGAATCCTCGTAGTTGTCTTGGTGTGCACGTATGTGGCGTCCTTTGCTTGGTCTTGGGGGCCTCTTGGGTGGCTGATCCCCAGCGAGACATTCCCGCTGGAGACTCGGTCGGCGGGGCAGAGTGTGACGGTGTGTATCAACTTGCTTTTCACTTTTATTATAGCGCAGTCCTTCCTCTCAATGCTTTGCCATTTCAAGTATGgaatctttctcttcttctccggCTGGGTTGTCATCATGTCAATCTTCGTGCTGTTTCTGCTGCCGGAGACCAAGGGCATCCCCATTGAAGAGATGACACAGAGAGTGTGGAAGCAGCACTGGTTGTGGAAGAGATTTATGGATTATGACCACGAAGACGGCGGAGCTCATGTTTTCAATGGCACTGAAAAGGAAAACGGGCATAGTAATGGGAAAAAGGGGCATAGTAATGGATTTGATCCTTCTTCTCAACTGTAA
- the LOC132167517 gene encoding sugar transport protein 13-like yields the protein MTIMPAGGFSGPPGGGTEFEAKITPIVIISCIMAASGGLMFGYDIGVSGGVTSMPSFLNKFFPAVYLKTQDKNLNSNYCKYDNQGLQLFTSSLYLAGLIATFFASYTTRKLGRRQTMLIAGIFFICGTILNAAAQDLAMLIIGRILLGCGVGFANQAVPVFLSEIAPTRIRGGLNILFQLNVTIGILLANLINYGTNKIKGGWGWRLSLGLAGVPAGLLTLGALLVVETPNSLIERGLLEQGKSVLRKIRGTDNIEPEFFSELVEASRVAKEVKHPFRNLLKRRNRPQLIIAVCFQIFQQFTGINAIMFYAPVLFNTLGFGNDASLYSAVITGAVNSLSTVVSIYSVDKVGRRVLLLEAGVQMFLSQVAIAIILGIKMKDHSYDLEKGFGILVVVLVCTYVASFAWSWGPLGWLIPSEIFPLETRSAGQSVAVCINLLFTFVIAQSFLSMLCHFKYGILLFFSGWVVIMSIFVLFLLPETKNIPIEEMTQRVWKQHWLWKRFMDDDHEDGGAHVFNGTEKENGHSNGKKGHSNGFDPSSQL from the exons ATGACAATCATGCCGGCCGGTGGGTTCTCCGGTCCTCCTGGAGGAGGCACTGAATTCGAGGCCAAGATCACGCCAATCGTCATAATTTCGTGCATTATGGCCGCCTCAGGAGGCCTCATGTTCGGTTACGATATCGGTGTTTCAG GTGGTGTTACATCCATGCCCTCCTTCTTGAATAAATTTTTCCCGGCTGTTTACCTGAAGACGCAGGATAAAAATCTGAACAGCAATTACTGCAAATACGATAATCAAGGTCTTCAGTTGTTCACATCATCGCTGTACCTCGCCGGTTTAATCGCAACATTCTTCGCGTCCTACACGACCAGAAAGCTTGGCCGGAGACAAACCATGTTGATTGCCGGAATTTTCTTCATATGCGGCACCATCCTTAATGCTGCGGCGCAAGACCTTGCCATGCTCATTATTGGAAGGATCTTGCTCGGATGTGGTGTTGGTTTCGCTAATCAG GCCGTGCCGGTGTTCCTTTCGGAGATTGCACCCACAAGGATACGTGGCGGTTTGAACATACTCTTTCAACTTAACGTCACCATTGGCATTCTCTTGGCCAACCTCATAAATTACGGTACCAATAA AATCAAAGGGGGATGGGGCTGGAGGCTGTCGTTGGGTTTAGCCGGCGTTCCCGCAGGTCTCCTAACCTTGGGGGCTCTCCTAGTGGTGGAAACTCCCAACAGTCTGATAGAGCGCGGTCTCTTGGAACAGGGAAAATCTGTGCTTAGAAAGATCCGGGGAACCGACAACATTGAACCTGAGTTCTTCTCGGAGCTTGTCGAGGCTAGTCGTGTCGCTAAAGAAGTGAAGCACCCCTTCAGGAATCTCCTCAAGCGCAGGAATCGCCCCCAGCTGATCATCGCGGTATGCTTCCAGATCTTCCAGCAATTCACCGGCATCAACGCAATCATGTTTTACGCTCCTGTTCTGTTCAACACCTTGGGATTTGGGAACGACGCTTCCCTTTACTCCGCCGTTATAACCGGAGCCGTTAACTCCCTCTCCACCGTCGTGTCCATCTACTCCGTCGACAAAGTGGGCCGTCGCGTTCTCTTGTTGGAAGCGGGCGTCCAGATGTTCCTTTCTCAAGTGGCGATAGCAATCATCCTAGGAATTAAGATGAAAGACCACTCGTACGATCTTGAGAAGGGTTTCGGAATCCTCGTAGTTGTCTTGGTGTGCACGTATGTGGCGTCCTTTGCTTGGTCTTGGGGGCCTCTTGGGTGGCTGATCCCCAGCGAGATATTCCCGCTGGAGACTCGGTCGGCGGGGCAGAGTGTGGCGGTGTGTATCAATTTGCTTTTCACTTTTGTTATAGCGCAGTCCTTCCTCTCAATGCTTTGCCATTTCAAGTATGGaatccttctcttcttctccggCTGGGTTGTCATCATGTCAATCTTCGTGCTGTTTCTGCTGCCGGAGACCAAGAACATCCCAATTGAAGAGATGACACAGAGAGTGTGGAAGCAGCACTGGTTGTGGAAGAGATTTATGGATGATGACCACGAAGACGGCGGAGCTCATGTTTTCAATGGCACTGAAAAGGAAAACGGGCATAGTAATGGGAAAAAGGGGCATAGTAATGGATTTGATCCTTCTTCTCAACTGTAA
- the LOC132167225 gene encoding mavicyanin has product MAHSLSNSLTTQPTHHPKRNRQSMASVEIAVVVLMAMAVVHVSNAAVYKVGDSAGWTTIGNVDYKQWAAPKNFQLGDVIRFEYNAQFHNVMRVTHAMYKSCNTSKPLATYTSGNDSITIIARGHHFFFCGVPGHCQSGQKVDINVLRNLSTAPTPSALVSPLVPATTVPAPSPNKGAALNDLKGCGGSAMLQLAMTVVALLVSAA; this is encoded by the exons ATGGCACACAGCCTCTCCAATTCTCTCACAACCCAACCAACCCACCACCCAAAGAGAAACAGACAGAGCATGGCTTCGGTGGAGATAGCCGTCGTTGTGCTCATGGCCATGGCCGTGGTCCACGTGTCCAATGCAGCTGTGTACAAGGTTGGGGACTCCGCAGGTTGGACCACCATCGGCAATGTCGACTACAAGCAGTGGGCTGCTCCTAAGAACTTTCAACTTGGTGACGTTATCC GTTTTGAGTACAATGCCCAATTTCACAATGTGATGCGAGTAACGCATGCGATGTACAAGTCATGTAATACGTCAAAGCCACTGGCCACCTATACCTCCGGAAATGACTCCATTACTATCATTGCTCGTGGCCACCACTTCTTTTTCTGTGGCGTCCCCGGCCACTGTCAGTCTGGTCAAAAGGTTGACATTAATGTGCTTCGCAATCTTTCAACAGCTCCAACTCCATCCGCCTTGGTCTCCCCTTTGGTCCCTGCCACCACCGTACCTGCTCCTTCTCCGAACAAGGGGGCTGCATTGAACGATTTGAAGGGCTGTGGTGGTTCTGCTATGCTCCAGTTGGCTATGACAGTTGTTGCACTTTTAGTTTCAGCCGCTTAA